Proteins encoded in a region of the Planctomycetia bacterium genome:
- a CDS encoding CocE/NonD family hydrolase — translation LLIGPWLHGSTNKSGVKIGDLTYPENASFAMDEHMLRWFDHYLKGADNGIERESPVRYYVMGALGEQDAPGNKWRSARDFPPPAVESGYYFHSGGKLSTAPSSVAAAPTTFRSDPARPAPIVGTAFPGARDAAAYEAHPDVRTFSTSLLTAPVEWTGLVKAEIFVSSTAPDADFIVRVSDVYPDGRSILLIDGVRRARYREGFEKEVPLPAGQPVKLSFEIGWLSQIFNRGHRIRVTIGSTGADFYEVNPQTGGVFTIDPSKTTVVAENGIYHDRQRVSRIIAPVVREIASE, via the coding sequence ATTACTGATCGGCCCTTGGCTGCACGGCTCGACGAACAAAAGCGGCGTGAAGATCGGCGACCTGACGTATCCCGAGAATGCCTCCTTCGCGATGGACGAGCACATGCTGCGCTGGTTCGATCATTATCTGAAGGGAGCTGATAACGGCATCGAGCGCGAGTCGCCCGTGCGCTATTACGTGATGGGAGCGCTCGGCGAGCAGGATGCTCCCGGCAACAAGTGGCGTTCCGCGCGCGACTTTCCTCCTCCGGCCGTCGAGTCGGGCTACTACTTTCACTCCGGCGGCAAGCTTTCGACGGCTCCTTCTTCGGTAGCCGCCGCACCGACGACCTTTCGGAGCGATCCCGCTCGTCCGGCACCGATCGTCGGCACCGCCTTTCCGGGTGCTCGCGATGCCGCGGCGTATGAAGCGCATCCCGACGTGCGCACGTTTTCCACTTCGCTTCTAACCGCTCCGGTCGAATGGACCGGCTTGGTCAAGGCCGAGATCTTCGTCTCGTCGACCGCGCCGGATGCCGACTTCATCGTGCGCGTGAGCGATGTGTATCCCGACGGCCGGTCGATCTTGCTGATCGACGGCGTGCGCCGCGCGCGCTATCGCGAGGGCTTCGAGAAGGAAGTGCCGCTGCCGGCGGGCCAACCGGTGAAGCTCTCGTTCGAGATCGGCTGGCTGAGCCAAATCTTCAATCGCGGCCATCGCATCCGCGTGACCATCGGCAGCACCGGGGCCGACTTCTACGAAGTGAATCCGCAAACCGGCGGCGTCTTCACGATCGACCCTTCCAAGACCACGGTCGTGGCCGAGAACGGGATCTATCACGATCGGCAGCGCGTTTCGCGAATCATTGCGCCGGTGGTTCGCGAAATCGCAAGTGAGTGA
- the trpA gene encoding tryptophan synthase subunit alpha, with protein sequence MSAVDELFRRLRSEGRKALMPFVTAGDPDLEFTASVLKALSAGGAQLCELGIPYSDPIADGPVIQASYTRALAKKVKLADIFAMAERTVPSLSGPVVTMVSYAIIHRHGPAKFVAAAKRAGIAGAIVPDLLVEESAEFAKLCRQEDFSLIQLVTPTTPRDRAKRIAERTSGFIYYVSVTGITGERTQLPPDLVENVAWLRTQTELPICIGFGINSPEHVRLLAPAADGLIVGSALVRRLAAAETGSREEVLKSATAYIQELAAAFPKAAR encoded by the coding sequence ATGTCTGCCGTCGACGAACTTTTCCGCCGTCTCCGTAGCGAAGGCCGCAAGGCGCTCATGCCGTTCGTCACGGCCGGTGATCCCGACCTCGAGTTCACGGCCTCCGTACTCAAGGCGCTGTCGGCCGGAGGCGCGCAGCTGTGCGAGCTCGGCATTCCTTATAGCGACCCGATCGCCGACGGACCGGTGATTCAAGCCTCGTACACGCGGGCACTCGCCAAGAAAGTGAAGCTCGCCGACATCTTCGCGATGGCCGAGCGCACCGTGCCGAGTCTCTCGGGCCCGGTGGTGACGATGGTCAGCTACGCGATCATCCATCGCCACGGCCCGGCGAAGTTCGTCGCCGCGGCGAAGCGGGCGGGAATCGCCGGCGCGATCGTGCCCGACTTGCTCGTCGAGGAATCGGCGGAGTTTGCGAAGCTTTGTCGGCAAGAAGATTTCAGCCTGATTCAACTCGTCACGCCGACGACTCCGCGCGACCGTGCGAAGCGCATCGCCGAACGAACGAGCGGCTTCATCTACTATGTTTCCGTCACCGGCATCACGGGCGAACGGACGCAACTCCCCCCCGACTTAGTCGAAAACGTCGCTTGGCTGCGCACTCAGACCGAACTGCCGATCTGCATCGGCTTCGGGATCAACTCGCCCGAGCATGTCCGGCTGCTCGCTCCGGCGGCCGATGGACTGATCGTCGGCTCGGCGCTGGTGCGGAGGTTGGCGGCTGCCGAAACCGGCTCGCGCGAAGAGGTGCTGAAGAGCGCGACGGCCTATATCCAAGAGCTCGCCGCAGCGTTTCCGAAGGCCGCGCGCTAG
- the trpB gene encoding tryptophan synthase subunit beta, whose product MSATEHAAEAVDALESTLQVPDAAGRFGSFGGRYVPETLTKALDQLTAEYAKAQADPKFHAELDYLLKNYVGRPNPLYFLERLTKKCGGAKIYVKREDLNHTGAHKINNTLGQTLLTLRMGKKRVIAETGAGQHGVATANACARFGLECIVYMGEEDIRRQKLNVFNMKMLGAEVRPVTTGSRTLRDAINEAMRDWMSSVETTHYIIGSVVGPHPFPVIVRDFQSVIGRETIEQSLAQFGRLPNTVVACVGGGSNAAGMFYPFVAHKEVELVGVEAGGRSSTAGDHAAPLSFGSPGVLHGSFSYVMQDEDGQTSDVHSVSAGLDYPGVGPEHSYWKDSQRVRYTYCQDDEALKAFDAMARSEGILPALESSHALAKGMEIAAQRSPDEIVVVCLSGRGDKDAFEVARLKGEQM is encoded by the coding sequence ATGTCCGCCACCGAACACGCCGCCGAAGCCGTCGATGCTTTGGAGTCGACGCTTCAAGTTCCCGATGCCGCGGGCCGATTCGGTTCGTTCGGCGGGCGCTATGTGCCTGAGACGTTGACGAAAGCCCTCGACCAGCTCACGGCCGAATACGCGAAAGCGCAGGCCGACCCGAAGTTCCACGCCGAACTCGACTACCTGCTGAAGAACTACGTCGGCCGGCCGAACCCCCTCTACTTTCTCGAACGGCTCACGAAGAAATGCGGCGGGGCGAAGATCTACGTCAAGCGTGAAGACCTGAATCACACCGGCGCACATAAGATCAACAACACGCTCGGCCAAACGCTCCTCACGCTCCGCATGGGAAAGAAGCGGGTCATCGCGGAAACCGGAGCCGGGCAGCACGGCGTCGCCACGGCCAACGCTTGTGCGCGGTTCGGGCTCGAATGCATCGTCTACATGGGCGAGGAAGACATTCGCCGGCAGAAGCTTAACGTCTTCAACATGAAGATGCTCGGGGCCGAAGTCCGACCGGTCACGACCGGCTCGCGCACGTTGCGCGACGCCATTAACGAAGCGATGCGCGATTGGATGTCGTCGGTCGAAACCACGCACTACATCATCGGCTCAGTCGTCGGGCCGCATCCGTTTCCCGTCATCGTGCGCGACTTCCAATCGGTCATCGGCCGGGAAACGATCGAGCAATCGCTCGCGCAGTTCGGCCGGTTGCCGAACACCGTGGTGGCGTGCGTCGGCGGCGGAAGCAATGCGGCCGGCATGTTCTATCCGTTCGTCGCGCATAAGGAAGTCGAGTTGGTCGGTGTCGAAGCCGGCGGAAGAAGCTCGACTGCCGGCGACCACGCCGCGCCGCTGTCGTTCGGCAGCCCAGGCGTGCTGCATGGCAGCTTCAGCTACGTCATGCAAGACGAAGACGGCCAAACGTCCGACGTTCACTCCGTCTCCGCCGGGCTCGACTATCCGGGCGTCGGGCCCGAGCATAGCTATTGGAAAGACTCGCAGCGCGTTCGCTACACCTACTGCCAAGACGACGAAGCGCTCAAGGCCTTCGACGCGATGGCCCGCAGCGAAGGAATTCTTCCGGCGCTCGAAAGCTCGCATGCCTTGGCAAAGGGAATGGAGATCGCCGCGCAGCGCTCGCCGGACGAGATCGTGGTCGTGTGCCTGTCGGGCCGCGGCGATAAAGACGCCTTCGAAGTGGCACGACTTAAAGGCGAGCAGATGTAA
- a CDS encoding formamidopyrimidine-DNA glycosylase: protein MPELPEVETMRRGILSIVGRKITAIERTPCPRKPISVEPGLPAFRRRALGRKVAAIERIGKRVVIKLAGDKQNGGESIILEPRMTGLVLLADPPTTEHLRIRIALDDGRDVYYWDRRGLGSVRLLNEKELAARYADGILGPDALAITPDDFRLRLGKSKRAIKVALLDQKAVAGIGNLYASEMLFAAGIDPRKRCTAVNRDAWSRLFEAMRQVLETAVRYEGSTLGDGTYRNALNKEGGYQNHHRVYDKEGIACVLCLKTPVRRIVQAQRATFFCPTCQGSKPR, encoded by the coding sequence ATGCCCGAGCTACCTGAAGTCGAAACGATGCGGCGCGGCATTCTGTCGATCGTCGGGCGGAAAATCACGGCGATCGAGCGCACCCCTTGCCCGAGGAAGCCGATCAGCGTCGAGCCGGGCCTGCCGGCATTTCGCCGGCGCGCATTGGGGCGCAAAGTCGCGGCGATCGAGCGGATCGGCAAGCGTGTGGTCATTAAACTTGCGGGCGACAAGCAGAACGGCGGAGAGTCGATTATTCTCGAACCGCGCATGACGGGCCTCGTCCTCTTGGCCGATCCGCCGACGACCGAGCACCTGCGCATTCGGATCGCGCTCGACGACGGACGGGACGTGTACTACTGGGACCGTCGCGGGCTCGGTTCGGTTCGCTTGCTGAACGAAAAAGAACTCGCCGCCCGCTATGCCGACGGCATCCTTGGGCCCGACGCGCTCGCGATCACGCCCGACGACTTTCGCCTCCGGCTCGGCAAAAGCAAGCGAGCGATCAAAGTGGCGCTGCTCGATCAGAAAGCGGTCGCGGGGATCGGGAATCTTTATGCGTCGGAGATGTTGTTCGCGGCCGGCATCGATCCGCGCAAGCGTTGCACGGCGGTCAATCGCGATGCCTGGAGCCGGCTGTTCGAGGCGATGCGCCAAGTGCTCGAGACGGCCGTACGTTACGAAGGCTCGACCTTAGGCGACGGCACCTACCGCAACGCCTTGAACAAGGAAGGGGGCTATCAGAACCACCACCGCGTCTATGACAAAGAGGGAATCGCTTGCGTCCTCTGCCTGAAAACGCCGGTACGCCGGATCGTGCAGGCGCAGCGCGCGACCTTCTTTTGCCCGACCTGCCAAGGCTCGAAACCGCGGTAG